One window from the genome of Variovorax sp. PAMC26660 encodes:
- a CDS encoding DUF3820 family protein has translation MQPEDLQRLVTLQMPFGKHKGTLIADLPGNYLTWFAREGFPSGEIGRLLQLMHEIDHNGLSDLLKPLRNGPSGRVVSQ, from the coding sequence ATGCAGCCCGAAGACCTCCAGCGCCTCGTGACCCTGCAAATGCCCTTCGGCAAGCACAAGGGCACGCTGATCGCCGATTTGCCCGGAAATTACCTGACGTGGTTTGCACGCGAGGGTTTTCCCTCGGGAGAAATCGGCCGGCTCCTCCAGTTGATGCATGAAATAGACCACAACGGGCTCTCGGACCTGCTCAAACCGTTGCGAAACGGCCCATCCGGCCGGGTTGTTTCTCAATAA
- a CDS encoding SDR family oxidoreductase has protein sequence MNAPSSRYRSVFAPGLFGGQVIVVTGGGSGIGRCTAHELAVLGAQVVLVGRNAEKLAAVQTEIVEAGGKASTQAFDIRQEEAVRTAIAAIVTAHGRIDGLVNNAGGQYITPLADISAKGWEAVIHTNLTGGFLVARECFVQSMRANGGAIVNIVADMWGSMPNMGHSGAARAGMVSFTETAALEWAASGVRVNAVAPGYIASSGMDHYPPEAGDMLRAMRKTVPAGRFGNEAETSGAIAFLLSPAASFISGSVLRVDGARPQVRMGWPMALPNAEAQQRAAVRPFDGFHLAQTPRVFQTPPKNESND, from the coding sequence ATGAACGCCCCCTCTTCCCGCTACCGCTCCGTCTTCGCACCCGGCCTTTTCGGCGGGCAGGTCATCGTCGTCACGGGCGGCGGCTCGGGCATCGGCCGCTGCACGGCACACGAGTTGGCAGTGCTCGGCGCGCAAGTCGTGCTGGTCGGCCGCAACGCCGAGAAGCTCGCAGCGGTGCAAACCGAGATCGTCGAGGCCGGTGGCAAGGCCAGCACCCAGGCCTTCGACATCCGCCAGGAAGAAGCAGTGCGCACGGCCATCGCTGCCATCGTCACCGCGCATGGCCGCATCGACGGCCTCGTCAACAACGCTGGCGGCCAATACATCACGCCGCTGGCCGACATCTCGGCCAAGGGCTGGGAGGCGGTGATCCACACCAATCTCACCGGCGGCTTTCTCGTGGCGCGCGAATGCTTCGTGCAGAGCATGCGGGCGAACGGCGGCGCCATCGTCAATATCGTGGCCGACATGTGGGGCTCGATGCCGAACATGGGCCACAGCGGCGCGGCGCGCGCCGGTATGGTGAGCTTCACCGAAACGGCTGCGCTCGAATGGGCCGCCAGCGGCGTGCGCGTGAACGCGGTGGCGCCGGGCTACATCGCATCCAGCGGCATGGACCACTACCCGCCAGAAGCCGGCGACATGCTGCGCGCCATGCGCAAGACCGTGCCCGCAGGCCGCTTCGGCAACGAGGCCGAGACCTCCGGCGCCATCGCCTTCCTGCTGAGCCCTGCGGCCAGCTTCATCAGCGGCAGCGTGCTGCGCGTCGATGGCGCGCGGCCGCAGGTGCGCATGGGCTGGCCGATGGCGCTGCCGAATGCAGAAGCGCAGCAGCGCGCGGCGGTGCGGCCTTTCGATGGCTTTCACCTGGCGCAGACGCCGCGCGTGTTCCAGACACCGCCGAAGAACGAATCGAACGACTGA
- a CDS encoding slipin family protein: MLSFTYGIGAVVLVLLAVLVFSAIWIFREYERGIVFTLGRFSKVSGPGLVIVIPGIQQVVRVDLRTVVLEVPTQDVISRDNVSVKVSAVVYFRIVDAEKAIIEVKDFFNATSQLAQTTLRSVLGKHQLDDMLAEREKLNLDVRESLDVQTASWGIKVSNVEIKQIDLTESMVRAIARQAEAERERRAKVIHAEGELQASEKLFQAARVLAQEPQAIQLRYLETLTVIGADKNTTIVFPLPMDLISSFLGKHA; this comes from the coding sequence ATGCTCTCTTTCACTTATGGCATTGGCGCCGTCGTTCTCGTCTTGCTGGCGGTGCTGGTTTTTTCGGCGATCTGGATTTTTCGGGAGTACGAGCGCGGCATCGTGTTCACCCTCGGACGGTTCTCGAAAGTCTCGGGCCCCGGTCTGGTGATCGTGATCCCGGGCATCCAGCAGGTGGTGCGGGTCGATCTGCGCACCGTGGTGCTCGAAGTGCCGACGCAGGACGTGATCTCGCGCGACAACGTGTCGGTGAAGGTCAGCGCGGTCGTGTACTTCCGCATCGTCGATGCGGAGAAAGCCATCATCGAGGTGAAGGACTTTTTCAATGCCACCAGCCAGCTGGCGCAGACCACGCTGCGCTCGGTGCTGGGCAAGCACCAGTTGGACGACATGCTGGCCGAGCGCGAGAAGCTCAACCTGGATGTGCGCGAGTCGCTGGACGTGCAGACGGCGTCATGGGGCATCAAGGTGTCGAACGTCGAGATCAAGCAGATCGACCTCACCGAATCCATGGTTCGCGCCATCGCGCGGCAGGCCGAGGCGGAGCGCGAACGCCGCGCCAAGGTGATCCACGCCGAGGGCGAACTGCAGGCGTCCGAAAAGCTGTTCCAGGCCGCGCGCGTGCTGGCACAGGAGCCGCAGGCGATCCAGCTGCGCTACCTCGAAACGCTGACGGTGATCGGCGCGGACAAGAACACGACCATCGTGTTTCCGTTGCCCATGGATCTGATTTCGAGCTTCCTCGGCAAGCACGCATAG
- a CDS encoding acyl-CoA dehydrogenase family protein yields MDAELHADRTALADTVRRFAESEIAPHVQAWDDAGEFPRALYTRAAELGLLGLSYPEALGGTPASYALKLPAWIALARHGKSGGVLASLFSHNIGLPPVVLHASDAVRQEVVPPVLRGEKIAALAITEPGGGSDVAALRTTAKRDGDHYVVNGEKTFITSGMRADWITVAVRTGEGRGAGGISMLLVPGDSAGLSRTRLSKMGWLCSDTATLHFDNVRVPARYLLGNEGEGFRMVMGNFNGERIGLAAGALGFSQACLDEALAWARERKTFGAALIEHQVVRHKLVDMQMRIASTEAWLEAVSAEGDAHEAAGRFNAPEWVAQICMLKNHATQTMQFCADQAVQILGGMGFMRGTVSERIYREVKVMMIGGGAEEIMKELAARQMGW; encoded by the coding sequence ATGGACGCCGAACTGCATGCCGACCGCACGGCGCTCGCCGACACGGTGCGGCGCTTTGCCGAAAGCGAGATCGCGCCGCATGTGCAGGCATGGGACGACGCGGGCGAATTTCCGCGCGCGCTGTACACGCGCGCCGCCGAATTGGGGCTGCTCGGGCTGAGCTATCCCGAGGCGCTGGGTGGCACGCCGGCCTCTTACGCGCTCAAGCTGCCCGCATGGATCGCGCTCGCGCGCCACGGCAAGAGCGGTGGGGTGCTGGCCAGCCTGTTCTCCCACAACATCGGCCTGCCGCCCGTGGTGCTGCATGCGAGCGATGCAGTGCGCCAGGAAGTGGTGCCGCCGGTGCTGCGCGGCGAGAAGATCGCGGCGCTCGCCATCACCGAACCCGGTGGCGGCTCGGACGTGGCAGCGCTGCGCACCACAGCAAAGCGCGACGGCGATCACTACGTGGTGAACGGCGAGAAGACCTTCATCACCTCGGGCATGCGCGCCGACTGGATCACGGTGGCCGTGCGCACCGGCGAAGGGCGTGGCGCGGGTGGTATCTCGATGCTGCTGGTGCCGGGCGATTCGGCCGGCCTCAGTCGCACGCGCCTGTCGAAGATGGGCTGGCTGTGCTCCGACACCGCCACGCTGCATTTCGACAACGTGCGCGTGCCCGCGCGCTACCTTCTGGGGAACGAAGGCGAAGGCTTTCGCATGGTCATGGGCAACTTCAACGGCGAGCGCATCGGGCTGGCGGCCGGCGCACTGGGCTTTTCGCAAGCCTGCCTCGACGAAGCGCTGGCCTGGGCGCGCGAACGCAAGACCTTCGGCGCCGCGCTCATCGAGCACCAGGTGGTGCGCCACAAGCTGGTGGACATGCAGATGCGCATTGCCTCCACCGAGGCCTGGCTCGAAGCGGTGTCGGCCGAGGGCGATGCACACGAGGCGGCGGGCCGATTCAACGCGCCCGAGTGGGTGGCGCAGATCTGCATGCTCAAGAACCACGCGACGCAGACCATGCAGTTCTGCGCCGATCAAGCGGTGCAAATTCTCGGCGGCATGGGCTTCATGCGCGGCACGGTGAGCGAGCGCATCTACCGCGAGGTCAAGGTGATGATGATCGGCGGCGGCGCCGAGGAAATCATGAAGGAACTGGCGGCGCGGCAGATGGGCTGGTAG
- a CDS encoding acetyl/propionyl/methylcrotonyl-CoA carboxylase subunit alpha — MSSFHKILIANRGEIAVRVMRTARTMGYRTVAVYSSADADAEHVRQADQAVWIGESLPAQSYLNIAAIIEAARTSGADAVHPGYGFLAENAEFAQACRDAGLVFIGPSPEAIRTMGDKAGAKRLMQAAGVPCIPGYQGEDQGAAKLATEAARIGWPVMIKATAGGGGRGMRLVTSAASFAELLQSAQSEALNAFGDATVILERAIVAPRHIEIQVFADRHGNAIHLGERDCSVQRRHQKVVEEAPSPAVSEALRERMGTTAVVAAKAIAYEGAGTLEFLLDAEGQYWFMEMNTRLQVEHPVTEAVTGLDLVELQLRVAAGEPLPLTQQDVRITGHAIEVRLCAEDPQQGFMPQSGTLAAWRPAVALRTEHALRDGAVVPPFYDSMIAKLVAHGRTRDEARHRLIAGLQDTVALGIATNQQLLQRVLSHDVFASGGATTAFIADHLDALLAPDAATHTQAALLAALLLQLGERGWPSPLAHTLPNALRFTLDGKVHAARVTPRGVGHFDVALDDGAPARVELLALPGDGTVRFSCRGVADQALAVREASDHLWIHFNGRSFELRDLTHVTEARADAAGSDGLLRASMNGRVIALLVAEGDAVAAGQPLVTLEAMKMEHVHCAPRAGRVAALHVAVGAQVAARHVVAEIADA; from the coding sequence ATGAGCAGTTTCCACAAGATCCTGATTGCGAACCGCGGCGAGATCGCGGTACGCGTGATGCGCACAGCGCGCACCATGGGCTACCGCACCGTGGCGGTGTATTCCAGCGCCGACGCAGATGCCGAACACGTGCGGCAAGCCGACCAGGCCGTGTGGATCGGCGAGTCGCTGCCCGCGCAAAGCTATCTGAACATCGCCGCCATCATCGAGGCCGCGCGCACCAGCGGTGCCGATGCGGTGCACCCCGGCTACGGCTTCCTCGCGGAGAACGCCGAGTTCGCACAGGCCTGCCGCGATGCGGGGCTGGTCTTCATCGGCCCTTCGCCCGAAGCCATTCGCACGATGGGCGACAAGGCCGGCGCCAAGCGGCTGATGCAGGCAGCCGGCGTGCCCTGCATTCCGGGCTACCAGGGCGAAGACCAGGGTGCCGCAAAACTCGCGACCGAAGCCGCGCGCATCGGATGGCCCGTGATGATCAAAGCCACCGCTGGTGGCGGCGGGCGCGGCATGCGGCTCGTGACCTCGGCCGCATCGTTTGCCGAGTTGCTGCAGAGCGCGCAATCCGAAGCGCTCAACGCCTTCGGCGATGCCACGGTGATCCTGGAGCGCGCCATCGTTGCGCCGCGCCACATCGAGATCCAGGTGTTCGCCGACCGGCACGGCAACGCCATCCATCTCGGCGAGCGCGACTGCTCGGTGCAGCGTCGGCATCAGAAGGTCGTCGAAGAAGCGCCCTCGCCGGCAGTGTCCGAGGCGCTGCGCGAACGCATGGGCACCACCGCCGTCGTCGCCGCGAAGGCCATCGCGTACGAAGGCGCGGGCACGCTCGAATTCCTGCTCGATGCCGAAGGCCAGTACTGGTTCATGGAAATGAACACGCGCCTGCAGGTCGAACACCCGGTGACCGAGGCGGTGACCGGGCTTGATCTGGTCGAACTGCAGCTGCGCGTAGCAGCCGGCGAGCCCCTGCCGCTGACGCAGCAGGACGTGCGCATCACCGGCCACGCGATCGAGGTGCGGCTTTGCGCCGAAGACCCGCAGCAGGGCTTCATGCCGCAGAGCGGCACGCTCGCCGCATGGCGGCCGGCAGTGGCCCTGCGCACCGAACACGCGCTGCGCGACGGTGCGGTCGTGCCGCCCTTCTACGATTCGATGATCGCCAAGCTCGTCGCCCATGGCCGCACGCGCGATGAAGCCAGGCACCGGCTGATCGCAGGCCTGCAGGACACGGTGGCACTGGGCATCGCGACCAACCAGCAGTTGCTGCAGCGCGTGCTCTCGCACGACGTGTTTGCAAGCGGCGGCGCGACCACCGCGTTCATCGCCGATCACCTCGATGCGCTGCTCGCACCCGATGCGGCCACCCACACGCAAGCCGCCCTGCTGGCCGCACTGCTGCTCCAGTTGGGTGAGCGCGGGTGGCCTTCACCGCTCGCGCACACGCTGCCCAATGCCCTGCGATTCACGCTCGACGGCAAGGTGCATGCAGCCCGCGTGACACCGCGCGGCGTCGGGCATTTCGATGTGGCACTGGACGACGGCGCGCCCGCGCGGGTCGAGCTGCTGGCCTTGCCGGGCGACGGCACGGTGCGCTTCTCGTGCCGGGGCGTGGCGGATCAAGCACTGGCAGTGCGCGAAGCTTCAGACCACCTGTGGATTCACTTCAACGGCCGGTCCTTCGAGCTGCGCGACCTCACGCATGTCACGGAGGCGCGCGCCGACGCCGCAGGCAGCGACGGCCTGCTGCGCGCCTCGATGAACGGCCGCGTGATCGCCCTGCTGGTGGCCGAAGGCGACGCGGTCGCGGCTGGTCAACCGCTCGTCACGCTGGAGGCAATGAAGATGGAACACGTGCATTGCGCCCCGCGTGCCGGCCGTGTCGCCGCACTGCATGTGGCCGTGGGCGCACAGGTGGCCGCGCGCCATGTGGTCGCGGAGATCGCCGACGCATGA
- a CDS encoding Dabb family protein — protein MFKHIVMWDLRGESQEEKAQAAQLLKHKFELLRGQVPGLLHIEVGVDSSRVAYACDVVLYSEFDSQASLDGYATHPAHLRVREELGDLRVARHQVDYAAG, from the coding sequence ATGTTCAAGCACATCGTGATGTGGGACCTGCGCGGCGAGTCGCAGGAAGAAAAAGCGCAGGCCGCGCAACTGCTCAAGCACAAGTTTGAATTGCTGCGCGGCCAGGTTCCGGGCCTGCTTCACATCGAGGTGGGCGTGGATTCGAGCCGCGTGGCCTATGCCTGCGACGTGGTGCTGTACAGCGAGTTCGACAGCCAGGCCTCGCTCGACGGCTACGCCACGCACCCGGCGCACCTGCGGGTTCGCGAGGAGCTGGGTGACCTGCGCGTCGCGCGACACCAGGTGGACTACGCGGCGGGCTGA
- a CDS encoding DEAD/DEAH box helicase — MPFDSLGLAPALVQAAAESGYAAPTAIQAAAIPAILQGRDVRGSAQTGSGKTAAFSLPLLQRLVAEASQSPRRVRALVLVPTRELAAQVGETMRSLAQHLPERLKIAIAFGGVSINPQMMGLRGGADIVIATPGRLLDLVDHNALKLNTVSTLVLDEADRLFDLGFAEELNRILAMLPAQRQNLLFSATFPPAIQALADGMLRDPAVIDVQGEPGTEPNIVQRVIEVDPDRRTQLLRHLLKENEWERVLVFVATQHSAQIVAEKLYKNGVYAVPFHGDIAQGTRTDILAQFKQSRWDVVIATDLAARGIDIAQLPVVINYDLPRSPTDYIHRIGRTGRAGESGLAISFVSASTEAHFRVIEKRQGLSLPRERIEGFEPTEVAAPVVDASGTGGIKGKRPSKKDKLRAAAALAAATQQQGDAERND, encoded by the coding sequence ATGCCATTCGACTCACTGGGCCTGGCCCCCGCGCTCGTGCAGGCTGCCGCCGAAAGCGGCTATGCCGCGCCGACCGCCATCCAGGCTGCGGCCATCCCCGCGATTTTGCAAGGTCGCGACGTGCGGGGCTCGGCGCAGACCGGCTCCGGCAAGACCGCCGCATTTTCCCTGCCGCTGCTGCAGCGCCTGGTCGCCGAAGCCTCGCAGTCGCCCCGCCGCGTGCGCGCGCTGGTGCTCGTGCCCACGCGCGAACTCGCAGCCCAGGTCGGCGAGACCATGCGCAGCCTGGCGCAGCACCTGCCCGAACGCCTGAAGATCGCGATTGCCTTCGGCGGCGTGTCGATCAACCCGCAGATGATGGGCCTGCGCGGCGGTGCCGACATCGTGATCGCCACGCCCGGCCGGCTGCTCGACCTGGTGGACCACAACGCGCTCAAGCTCAACACCGTGTCGACGCTCGTGCTCGACGAGGCCGACCGCCTGTTCGACCTGGGCTTTGCCGAAGAACTCAACCGCATCCTCGCGATGCTGCCCGCGCAGCGCCAGAACCTGCTGTTCTCCGCCACCTTCCCGCCCGCCATCCAGGCGCTGGCCGACGGCATGCTGCGCGACCCCGCCGTCATCGACGTGCAGGGCGAGCCTGGCACCGAGCCGAACATCGTGCAGCGCGTGATCGAGGTCGACCCCGACCGTCGCACGCAACTGCTGCGCCATCTGCTGAAAGAGAACGAGTGGGAGCGTGTGCTGGTCTTCGTCGCCACGCAGCATTCGGCGCAGATCGTGGCCGAGAAGCTCTACAAGAACGGCGTGTATGCCGTGCCCTTCCACGGCGACATCGCGCAGGGCACGCGCACCGACATCCTTGCGCAGTTCAAGCAGAGCCGCTGGGATGTGGTGATTGCCACCGACCTTGCGGCCCGCGGCATCGACATCGCGCAACTGCCCGTGGTCATCAACTACGACCTGCCGCGCTCGCCGACCGACTACATCCACCGCATCGGCCGCACCGGTCGCGCGGGTGAAAGCGGCCTGGCCATCAGTTTCGTGAGCGCATCCACCGAAGCGCATTTCCGCGTGATCGAGAAACGTCAGGGCCTGAGCCTGCCGCGCGAGCGCATCGAAGGCTTCGAGCCGACGGAAGTCGCGGCGCCGGTGGTCGATGCGTCGGGCACCGGTGGCATCAAGGGCAAGCGGCCGAGCAAGAAGGACAAGCTGCGCGCGGCGGCTGCACTTGCCGCGGCAACGCAGCAGCAAGGCGACGCTGAAAGGAACGACTGA
- a CDS encoding acyl-CoA dehydrogenase family protein has translation MQYTHEHLEIQKTLRRFIDEEINPHVDEWEAAEIFPAHEVFKKLGNLGLLGLNKPEAFGGAGLDYSYAMAMAEALGHISCGGVPMAIGVQTDMCTPALARFGSDELRREFLAPAIAGDMVGCIGVSEPGAGSDVAGLKSHARKDGDDYLISGQKMWITNSLQADWMCMLVNTSDGPVHRNKSLVMVPMNLPGIEKARKIRKIGMNSSDTGLIYFDNVRVPQRYRIGEEGQGFIYQMQQFQEERLWAAASSLESMEDCIAQTIEWAQQRQMFGGTLADQQWVQFKLAELKTEVEALRALTYRACDLHVQGEDVLELASMAKLKTGRLTRQVADTCLQFWGGMGFTLENRVSRLYRDGRLGSIGGGADEVMLGILAKTMGIAKRPPQHG, from the coding sequence ATGCAGTACACCCACGAACACCTCGAGATACAGAAGACCCTGCGCCGCTTCATCGACGAAGAGATCAACCCGCATGTGGACGAATGGGAAGCGGCCGAGATCTTTCCCGCGCACGAGGTTTTCAAGAAGCTCGGCAACCTCGGCCTGCTGGGCCTGAACAAGCCCGAGGCCTTCGGCGGCGCCGGGCTCGACTATTCGTATGCGATGGCCATGGCCGAGGCGCTGGGCCACATCAGTTGCGGCGGCGTGCCGATGGCGATTGGCGTGCAGACCGACATGTGCACACCCGCGCTCGCACGCTTCGGCAGCGATGAACTGCGCCGCGAATTCCTGGCGCCCGCCATCGCGGGCGACATGGTCGGCTGCATCGGCGTGAGCGAGCCCGGCGCGGGCAGCGACGTGGCGGGCCTGAAGAGCCATGCGCGCAAGGACGGCGACGACTACCTCATCAGCGGCCAGAAGATGTGGATCACCAACAGCCTGCAGGCCGACTGGATGTGCATGCTGGTCAACACCAGCGACGGGCCGGTGCACCGCAACAAGTCGCTGGTGATGGTGCCGATGAACCTTCCCGGCATCGAGAAGGCCAGGAAGATCCGCAAGATCGGCATGAATTCCAGCGACACGGGCCTCATCTATTTCGACAACGTGCGCGTGCCGCAGCGCTATCGCATCGGTGAAGAGGGCCAGGGCTTCATCTACCAGATGCAGCAGTTCCAGGAAGAGCGGCTGTGGGCCGCCGCGAGTTCGCTCGAATCGATGGAAGACTGCATCGCACAGACCATCGAATGGGCGCAGCAGCGCCAGATGTTCGGCGGCACGCTGGCCGACCAGCAGTGGGTGCAGTTCAAGCTGGCCGAACTCAAGACCGAGGTGGAGGCGCTGCGCGCGCTGACGTACCGCGCCTGCGACCTGCATGTGCAGGGCGAGGACGTGCTCGAACTGGCCTCGATGGCCAAGCTCAAGACCGGGCGCCTGACGCGGCAGGTGGCCGACACCTGCCTGCAGTTCTGGGGCGGCATGGGCTTCACGCTCGAAAACCGCGTCTCGCGCCTGTACCGCGACGGCCGGCTGGGCTCGATCGGCGGCGGCGCGGACGAAGTGATGCTCGGCATCCTGGCGAAAACCATGGGCATCGCCAAGCGGCCGCCGCAGCACGGCTGA
- a CDS encoding RNA recognition motif domain-containing protein: MGKKLYVGNLAYSVRDNDLEQAFGEFGSIVSAKVMMERDTGRSKGFGFVEMGSDAEALAAVEAMNGHSLQGRALTVNEARPMEARPPRTGGGGGYGGGAGGGGGGYGGGGGGGYGGGGGGRSGGGGGYGGGGGGGRGGY, translated from the coding sequence ATGGGCAAGAAACTCTACGTAGGCAACCTCGCCTACTCTGTGCGTGACAACGACCTGGAACAGGCTTTCGGCGAGTTCGGCTCGATCGTCAGCGCCAAGGTCATGATGGAACGTGACACCGGCCGTTCGAAGGGCTTCGGCTTTGTCGAAATGGGCAGCGATGCAGAAGCACTCGCAGCCGTTGAAGCCATGAACGGCCATTCGCTCCAGGGCCGTGCCCTGACGGTGAACGAAGCCCGTCCGATGGAAGCTCGTCCTCCCCGCACCGGCGGTGGTGGCGGCTACGGCGGCGGCGCTGGTGGTGGCGGTGGCGGCTACGGTGGCGGCGGCGGCGGTGGTTACGGCGGCGGCGGCGGTGGCCGTAGCGGCGGTGGCGGCGGCTACGGTGGTGGCGGCGGCGGTGGCCGCGGCGGCTACTAA
- a CDS encoding translation initiation factor Sui1 gives MATTKSNQATALVYSTEAGGRMCPDCGAPMAQCRCKDLKARVPATDGIVRVSHETKGRKGKGVTVVKGLALDAVALAAVGKQLKTACGSGGTVKDGTIEIQGDHRELVIAALAKQGHTVKRAGG, from the coding sequence ATGGCGACGACGAAAAGCAATCAGGCCACTGCCCTGGTGTATTCCACCGAGGCGGGCGGCCGCATGTGCCCCGATTGCGGCGCGCCGATGGCGCAGTGCCGCTGCAAGGATCTGAAGGCGCGCGTTCCGGCCACTGACGGCATTGTGCGTGTATCGCACGAGACCAAGGGACGCAAAGGCAAGGGCGTGACGGTGGTCAAGGGCCTGGCGCTCGATGCGGTGGCGCTCGCGGCGGTGGGAAAACAGCTCAAAACCGCCTGCGGCTCGGGCGGCACGGTGAAGGACGGCACCATCGAAATCCAGGGCGACCATCGCGAACTGGTGATCGCGGCGCTGGCCAAGCAGGGCCACACGGTCAAGCGGGCGGGAGGATAG